The sequence below is a genomic window from Neomicrococcus aestuarii.
TCCATCCTTGGCAATCATCTCGCTCAGGCCGCGCTGCCAAATGCTGGCGGCTTCTTCGCCGGCTAGCTCCATGGCGCACCAGTGCCAGCCGCTGCAGTCCCACCGCTCTGAGTAGTACCCGGAGATCTCTTCAAGCTCCGTATCCAGATCCTCGATGCGTGGATCTTCCAGTGCTGACAGTGCCCCGGCCTCCCGGTGATCCCGGGCGTAGGCCTCTTCTGAGTTCATGGCGAGCACGGGCATTTCGATAGTCTCCGCGGGCTCTGTGGGCACCCCGTGGAGGGCAATCGCGTAGAACGTGTGCTCCGGGTGATCCTCAATGACCTCCCGTGCGTGCCTGATGACTGAAGCCCGCATGGCGTTTTCGAGAGCGTTCCAATCTAGTCCCATAGCGAAACACTACTCCGCCGTGGTGTTCTCGACTAGGGATTGATTTTCCCTGTAAATGGAGGGCTCTTTAAACGCCAAATGCGGCGCTTCCCGGATTCGAAATATCGAAAGAGGGGGAACGCCGCACTCGGGTGGTCGGGCGCTAAGAAGTTACTTCAGCGCCGACATGATGGAGTTGATGAGCTGGTACACGCCCAAGGAGATGAACAGCAAGGCCGTGATGACCAACGCGAGGTTGGTGTACCACTTGTTGCGCCACTCGTCCGGGATTCCGTACTTCTTGACGTTCAAGAGCGGGAGGAGCGTGATGGCGAGGAACGGCATGAACAGCGCGCCGAGCACGCCGTAGGCCAGCACCAAGCCAATGGGCT
It includes:
- a CDS encoding DUF4303 domain-containing protein, with product MGLDWNALENAMRASVIRHAREVIEDHPEHTFYAIALHGVPTEPAETIEMPVLAMNSEEAYARDHREAGALSALEDPRIEDLDTELEEISGYYSERWDCSGWHWCAMELAGEEAASIWQRGLSEMIAKDGWSETIRTYYALMVRVIQDVTAELAVGKNQALIGFVADDDHAETLLKRCLTPEQLEQHFPDLVTAEREPASS